From the Malus domestica chromosome 17, GDT2T_hap1 genome, one window contains:
- the LOC103403349 gene encoding protein LURP-one-related 11-like, with product MFMTKVHPEAPLSSSLAEYCTSKQETFTIWMKSLILNSNGCTVFDSNGKIVYRVDNYDCKCRGEVYLMDLKGKTLFTIRRKKFHLPGIWEGYRSTGKEINPKKPGFQLRKSSRLCRGRSLCKVVVGLDKNQPHQYRIESLSSKSSYKILDKFGRPVAEVKRKQSACGVVLGEDVLTVVVEPLVDHSLIVGLLVVCGLINRKM from the exons ATGTTCATGACAAAGGTTCACCCTGAGGCACCACTCTCCTCCTCCCTTGCCGAATACTGCACTTCGAAACAAGAAACATTCACCATCTGGATGAAGTCTCTCATACTGAATAGCAATGGCTGCACCGTCTTTGATTCTAACGGGAAAATTGTGTATCGCGTAGATAACTATGACTGCAAATGCAGAGGTGAAGTTTATCTTATGGATCTGAAAGGCAAAACCTTATTCACCATACGGAGAAAG AAATTCCATTTACCTGGGATTTGGGAGGGCTACAGATCCACAGGTAAAGAGATCAACCCAAAGAAGCCTGGATTTCAATTAAGAAAAAGCTCTAGGTTGTGTAGAGGAAGGTCACTATGTAAGGTTGTTGTAGGGCTAGACAAGAACCAACCACACCAATACAGAATAGAAAGCTTGAGCAGCAAGTCATCCTACAAGATACTTGACAAGTTTGGAAGACCAGTTGCAGAG GTAAAAAGGAAACAATCAGCATGTGGAGTGGTTTTAGGAGAAGATGTTTTGACAGTGGTAGTAGAACCGCTCGTAGATCACAGTCTCATCGTAGGGCTTCTTGTTGTGTGCGGCCTCATCAACCGTAAAATGTGA